In Alkalihalobacillus sp. AL-G, the genomic stretch TTCCTAACTCCCTTACCTATCTTAATTTTACATACAAAAAAATAATTTAACGTAAATAGTGATATTCTTCCATAAGGGACTTAAATCCTTGTTCAACTAACCTGCCAATCAGTTAGATATTAAACAAAAAGAGCGTTAATCCTTTATTAGATCAACGCCACCCTATAGTTGAAGAAGCCTTAATGACAATCCCAGTTGTAAATAACATTTTTGAAGTTTAAAGCTTTCAAATCCTCTTCCTTAATAAACAAATTAGCTATCCCCGCATCACCCCACATGATTCCTTTATCGTCTTCTGTATCTATTTGTAAGAGCAATACATTATGTTCCTGATATCTTTTTTCATAATCTCTTGGATCTGTCTGAGTAAAGTATGGATAGCCTCCCATTTTATGACCATCACCTAAAAATGTATCAGAATAGACTTCCCATAATTCTTTATCACCATTGTCTTTTTCAACAGATAGGTCAACTGATTCACCTAATAAATCACTATTTCTGTAGTCCTCAACTGAGATAGGCTCGTACTCTAATGTAAATGATAAGGACAGTTCATCTTGAATAGGAAAAAATTCCTCATTAAGGCTATCCATATATGAGAAATCAGTTACCAATAGTGATTTATCTTCTATAATATTAGAGTGATATATAACTTTAAAATTAGATTGATCCGTCAAATCATCAAAATTAATTCCCATTAGGTCATCTTCACCTGAGATAAAAAGCTGTAGGATTCCTTTTTCAGGCATCGATTCTATATTGGGAATCTCTTCAAAGTTTATTTGTGCTAACAATTTCATAGGAAGTCCATTTTTATCTTTTGGATGTTCAGTATACTTAGGTAAATATGGGTTACCTGAAAATTTACTTTGAAATAGATTAGTATTATTTTTGTGAGTAGAAATCCTTATGTATGGCTTGATAGTTTTTGTGATTTGTTTCCTATAACACTCTAATTCATTTGGTAAATTTAGATAAGGTAATTTTGATTCCTTCATGTTAAACCTCCTTAATTACAACATCACTTTTATAACAGATTATCCTAAAGATAAGCCCCCTTTTCTTGAATAAAAATTATCTTTTTGAATGATACTTTTACGCCTTTTTAATCAATAACATCCCTAATAATAGTTAACTGATAAGCTATGTATATCAATGTTAATAACAAACCAACTAACAAGAATTTAATTGTTTCCATATCTAAACTCTTTTCTCCCTTTACAACCTACTCTGTTTATCTCATTCTTAGACGGTAGACAGCACAACAATCTATCGTTTTTGCCCACGTTTGATAAATAAACTTTATTTCGTTTGTTTCTTACTAATACTATAAGCTATATATATAATTACTCCAAATGTCCCTCCTCCAAGTAGTATTAAACCAAAATTACTTAGTGCTGCGACTAGAGCATATGCCACGATCATACCTAGTATGATAAATAAAAATACTTGCACTAAATTTCCCCCTTATCAACAACTAGTATATGTATTTCTTTCTAGAGGTCCGTTAATAGATCTTCAGCTCTCGCCCCCGATTCTTGAAGAGTACAAATGATACGAAAAAAGCCATATCATCAATGTACTGGATTTATAATCCTCCCCTTATTCCTGTTAGTCCGACCAGTAGAAACAATGAATAAATAATTAATAAAAAACCTGAAACCCACTTATTATTTTTTAAAGCTATTATGCTTAAAATAAATGATATAACCACTAATATATAGTTGGTAATATAGAATATCACATTATTTCCCCACATAATGTCATAACCAGTTAAAGCCTGGATAAAAAAGTAAGAGTATAGAATAATTATGCTTATAGGTAATGTTTTCAAAAAATTCATTTTTACCAATCACCTATCTTGGGTTTTTGTTTTATTTTAACATTGACTCACAATTAGTAGAGTAAGAATAATGAAAGTGATCCTCTTAAAAGTTAACAAAGAGGCTTTCCCTATTTCGGATAAGCCTCCCCATTCTGGAATATCAAATATTAAATCGCTCCCATTTAGGATTGAACTTTTTACACACCACCAGTAATCGCTAGTACAACAAGGAGTTGAAAAACAACTACTACAATGAAACCAATCAATAAAAATAATAGTAATAAATCTCGTTTCTTATTTGTTTGTAATTTAAAACAAAAAATGACAAATAATATACTTCCTAAGAGTAATAAAATTGAATGTTCTACGAAAAAGTAAATATGTTTTGCTTTACTATATTTAAACCAAGACTCAGGAAACAGTAACCTAATAAAATACCAAATGTAAAGTATCGACACATAGAATGTAAATTTTTTCCTCACAATTGAATTCTCCTCATTTATTGACATGCTTCAGGGAGATTTCTCAGGCTATAAAGTTCCTTTCCGGTTGGGGCATAGTTATACGTTACCAGATCTTTATTTGATTGAAATTAAGTCCCATAAACTCCCTCATTTATTCGAATGTCTTATTCAATTAAACTACCCAATTCTTAAGTATTAAACAAAATGGGGCGTAATCCTTCCTGGATTATCGCCCCCTTATATGGAATACTCGATTTCGAGAAATGGTTGTTACTCTATTGGTCCTTTCATAGGTTTAATGTCGATTTTACTTTTCTTATCAAAGTAAAATAATAATATGGTACCGACAATAATACAAATCAAAAAGACAAAAGGTGAGTTAGAAGTATATTTAATTAGGTCTAATTTTAGAAAGTTATGCAACAGAGATCCAAGCAAGCCTATGATGCCTATATTTTGGATTATTAACCCTAACTTCCCCATGAAGGGTAGTTCCTTCCATTTACTACGTTTTATATTTATTTCCAAAACAAGTACCCCCGTTATATTTTATTCATGTAACAAGGTATGCCTGTACAGTTTACGTCCCCGATTGTTAAAGAGAATAAAACTCGTACCCTTCCTGGAAACGAGTTTTATTCTCTACTTTCTACCTTTATCAAACGATGATTAATACAACAAAAAAGGTGAGAAGTTTGTTTATTTTGTATTAATGAGTTCTTCTTTTAATTCTAAGCCACGTTTATCTCTAGGAACTAATTTTAGAAAGGTTTCGATATGCTTTAATGCTTTTTTATACTCTCCTTTAGAACCGTAAATTAGTGCTTTATTATAATAAATAGAAGGGATAGGATAATTGCGATTTTCTATGTCATCATAGATATCGATAGCTTCTTCTAGTTGACCTGATTTTTGCAGTTCTGCAGCTTGTGTGAATTTTGGTATTGCATAAGCATAATATACTTTCTCTTCTAAAAAAGTGATTGAAAAAGTATAAATTATTAATACGAAAGCAAATATGATCGCACATAACCAACTGACTCCACCATTCTTACGAATGGCAAGAAGACGTTCTTCACGGTTTGGATATTGATTTTTTAAACTTTGTACTTTCTTTAATACAAAATCAAAGTAGGTCTTATTAGCGATTAATCCTATAACGATAAACATACCAGCCAACTCAGTTGACAGCGTTGTTCTTTTAAACAATATGATTGATAAGATATCAAGTACAACAAAAATGCCTAGAAGAAGATAAACATAAACATTCATTTTCCGATAACCAAACCAAAATAAACCTAAAATTAATGAACTCCAATTCCAAGAGAATATAGATTTTCGATTTGAAATTTTTCCCCATTTCTTTTCATAGTACTCTTTATTTCTACCGACATATTCTAATACATCTTCACGTGTTTCTTCATCAAGATCTAAAAAATTCACCTGATGTTTCTCTTTCTTTGAAAACATTCAATTGTACCCCCGTTCGTACAAATAAGATATCTCAAATTTTATACTTCAAAGCCATCCTTTTCCAAGTCAAAACAGTAGTATTTTAAATTACTATCTTTAAGCCAATTTTCTAAAGGTATTACCCAAGGACGAAACTTTAAATATTCTCGTATTTTATTGATTGGGATAAATTTAGTTTCAATTACATCTTGGTCTGGATCATCTTGTGTATCCATTTCGGATATAATTTCTCCAATATAATAAATCTGCAAATACTGTCCATATTCCTTTGCAGTATATTCTGTTATAAAAGCAACATCTTCAATATTTAATTGATAACCTGTTTCTTCAAGTCCTTCCCTTTTAGCAGTTGTTAATAAGGTTTCACCATTTTCAGTTGAACCTTTTGGCAAACTCCAACCATTTTTATCTTTAACCAAGAGAACTCTATTGTCTTTAACTACTATAACCCCACTTACTAAGTGATGAGCCAAAAATACCCCTCCAACTTTCAGAAATCTTCCTCACCAAAACTGCCTCAATTCTTCAGTAAGGCGAAAGGCGATCACCTTATGCAGCAATCGCCCCCGTTAGCTTAATAAGAACTTTTTACATTTTACCTTCTTTTATCCATCTCCAAATACGGTAACTACCGAATACTGACACTAAAAAAAGTAAAATCATAAATATAACGTAAATTGATAATCTATTGATTTCTCGTAACCCTTCACCATTAGCCACTACCCACATTGTTAATCCAAATAGCAGTAAGTAACAAAATACATTAGGAATAATCCATACGATTCTTAACTTTGTATTTTTCAAAAATATCCCCCCAAAAGTTAGTACGAATATCAGCAAGAATAGGTTCCAAATAAGTAATTCCTTATTAAACAAAACTGCCCTTTTCTGGCATAACGTACAATTTCAATATGCTCTATCTAATTACCTTCCTTACTCCAGAATATGGCCCGATTTTCGAATAACTCAGGATAAGTTATCACATTCTGGATAATCTTGAATTGCAATGATAGGTATGTAAATGTAAAATAAAAGGATACACACATTCCCATTTTTGTGTTATAGATAGGGAGGGATGGTATGAAAAAATGGGAGGCTGCATATTTGGCTGGTATCATTGATGGTGAAGGTAGTATTACTCTAACTCGTATGCACCAAAGTGAGCACCGTCGTCCTTGTATTACAATTGCATCAACAGATAAAGAACTTCTAGTATATGTTCAAACTTTAACTAATGGTGTCATTAATAATAAAAAGAACTATAATCCTATTAAACATAAAAACTCATATACTCTAAATATAAAGAAAAAAGAGGATGTATTTTCAACATTATTATCTACTGCTCCCTATCTGAGAATTCCCCAAAAAAGAAATCGAGCACATTGGATTCTTGATCATTATAATGAAGTTACTCAGAGAAATGGGAAATATAATAAAGAATTGATGGAAAAGAAGTTATTATTTGAGGAGCCTTTTTTCAGGATATAATAAAATTTTTCATAAAAAAACCACCATAGTATGTATGGTGGAGACGGTGGGACATGCTGTTCCATGCTTTCGTCATGGCACTGACTATATCTTGAACCTGAATGTTGATCAGGTCCTCCGGCGTATTATGCAAAATGTAAATTTACTTGAATCGATCAAGTAGGATTTCGCATCCTAGTACTACCTTGAAGGCAGCCTATGAGTCGATAAATGGCTGTTGGATTGCTCCACATACCACTCGATATTGCCCTATTGCTTCGTTGTAACGAAACAACTTAGGTTTCATCGATAAAGCCGGATTATCACTTTTGTGTTGCCACAAAAGGCGACTAATTACTAATCGAACCCACGTCCAAAGATATCGTGACTTAAGCTTCTACGAGCATAGTCGATATATTAGCATTTCGCCAGCATTTCTGCCTATCGACAGGCTTCCATGTGACTAGCCTGATTGTTCTCTTCCTTCATCCTCAGGCGGTGGAATCCGGCGTAGCCTACTTCAGTTGAGTCCCTTACCCTAGCACATAGGCGATGCAGGGAGGAACCGCTAAGCTACTGTTACGCAGCTAGTGCGAAGTTGTTGTTTTCTTTGCCAGTTATAGGCGTTGGCGTTTTAACGAGGCCGACCCCCTCGGCTCGCAACTCAAGCTCGACCTATCCCTGTCGAATCCGTAACGTCCCCATATAAAATGAGTGTTACATAGAAAACTTGGCTCAGCCAATTAGGTTGGCAGAGTCTTAGTTGCACTTGTACTATAGAAAGGATTAGGATCCTTTCTTAATGTGCATGAAAAAAGTTGCTTAAAATCAATACTTTATATAACTGGCGACAACACTTATTATAGCATAATCAAGGTGCTTTGTTAATAGATTTACATTTACTTACATTTTTTGGCGTTCTCGGAAAGCTTTTTCGATTTCGCGTTTTGCCGTCTTTCGCTTGAGATCTTCACGCTTATCGTATTTCTTCTTTCCTTTTCCGATTCCGATCAGGACCTTCGCAAATCCGTTCTTGATATAAAGCTTCAACGGGACAAGCGAATAGCCGGACTCTTTCGTTGCGCCGATCAATTTGCTGATTTGTTTTTTGTGTAAAAGCAGTTTGCGTGTTCGGAGCGGTTCGTGATTGAACCGGTTTCCTTGTTCGTAATGACTGATATGCATGTTATGGAGGAAGACTTCACCATTCTGGACACGTGCGAATGAATCCTTCAGCTGGACTCGGCCAGCCCGGATCGCCTTGATTTCGGTTCCTTGTAATACGATTCCGGTTTCGTACGTTTCTTCGATGATATAGTCGTGTCGTGCTTTTTTGTTTTGTGCAACTAACTTTCCTTCATGACGTGGCATAACAATCGTTTCCCCTTTCAAACCGCATGATACATTTTAACAACTTTGGTCAAGGAAAGTCAAGAACAGCGCAGGGCTGACCGATTCTTGTGAACGTGTATTGTACACATTTCAGATCAGCCCATCTCTTATTTTTTACGCTTTTTCTTTCCACCTTTTTTCTTTTGAACGTTCATATAAAACGGTTTATCTTTTTTATTTTTCTTTTTCTTTTTGGATTGTGGGCCGCCGCCATTTTGTTTGTCGTTCTTTTTTCTTTCTTTCGTAGGGCTCTTACCACCGCTCGAAATGACGCGTGCACGGTCCTTATGTCGACGTTGTGCAGGCGCCTTC encodes the following:
- a CDS encoding NUDIX hydrolase, which translates into the protein MAHHLVSGVIVVKDNRVLLVKDKNGWSLPKGSTENGETLLTTAKREGLEETGYQLNIEDVAFITEYTAKEYGQYLQIYYIGEIISEMDTQDDPDQDVIETKFIPINKIREYLKFRPWVIPLENWLKDSNLKYYCFDLEKDGFEV
- the smpB gene encoding SsrA-binding protein SmpB, translating into MPRHEGKLVAQNKKARHDYIIEETYETGIVLQGTEIKAIRAGRVQLKDSFARVQNGEVFLHNMHISHYEQGNRFNHEPLRTRKLLLHKKQISKLIGATKESGYSLVPLKLYIKNGFAKVLIGIGKGKKKYDKREDLKRKTAKREIEKAFRERQKM
- a CDS encoding YwqG family protein; translation: MKESKLPYLNLPNELECYRKQITKTIKPYIRISTHKNNTNLFQSKFSGNPYLPKYTEHPKDKNGLPMKLLAQINFEEIPNIESMPEKGILQLFISGEDDLMGINFDDLTDQSNFKVIYHSNIIEDKSLLVTDFSYMDSLNEEFFPIQDELSLSFTLEYEPISVEDYRNSDLLGESVDLSVEKDNGDKELWEVYSDTFLGDGHKMGGYPYFTQTDPRDYEKRYQEHNVLLLQIDTEDDKGIMWGDAGIANLFIKEEDLKALNFKNVIYNWDCH
- a CDS encoding LAGLIDADG family homing endonuclease translates to MKKWEAAYLAGIIDGEGSITLTRMHQSEHRRPCITIASTDKELLVYVQTLTNGVINNKKNYNPIKHKNSYTLNIKKKEDVFSTLLSTAPYLRIPQKRNRAHWILDHYNEVTQRNGKYNKELMEKKLLFEEPFFRI
- a CDS encoding DUF2628 domain-containing protein, which encodes MFSKKEKHQVNFLDLDEETREDVLEYVGRNKEYYEKKWGKISNRKSIFSWNWSSLILGLFWFGYRKMNVYVYLLLGIFVVLDILSIILFKRTTLSTELAGMFIVIGLIANKTYFDFVLKKVQSLKNQYPNREERLLAIRKNGGVSWLCAIIFAFVLIIYTFSITFLEEKVYYAYAIPKFTQAAELQKSGQLEEAIDIYDDIENRNYPIPSIYYNKALIYGSKGEYKKALKHIETFLKLVPRDKRGLELKEELINTK